Part of the Mangifera indica cultivar Alphonso chromosome 4, CATAS_Mindica_2.1, whole genome shotgun sequence genome, aattaatcttttcttatatttcagagtatacggatcaaacttaattttttttgtaatgaataagatttaaaGATGACAAATAGATTAATTTTcgatataataattgatatatatatatttttatacatttacaaaatgatgaacataactaATATAGGATATGTGGGTTTGTGTCGGGTGAGAAAGGATGCGTATCTCTTTGAAACGGTACAAAAATGAGTGAAAGGATGGGCGTTTTCTCAAAACGGTGTATTTTTTCGAGCGGGTgtgaaaatatatgaaaatgtaAAGAGGTGCGTGAAAGGTGTGGCAAAGCTAAAGGGGTGCGAGTGCGTGAAAAAGGTGCGACAATGCAAAAAGGGTGCATGAAACAATGAAAGGGTGtctgaaattataaaaaagtgcATGAaattataaaggggtgcgtAAAATTGTAAAGGGGTACGTGAAattgtgaaagggtgcgtgaaagtgtaaagagtgcgtgaaaatataaacgaatgcgtaataataataataataataatatattatattattatattatatatataatatatataatataatatatatttttatgttctCATGCACCCTTTTGTATTTTACGCAtctgtttatattttaaatacttgtttgtattttcacgcacccataTTTTTACTCacccatttatattttcaagcacctattttgtatttttatgcactcattttatatttttacacaaccgtttgtatttttatgccctcttgttttaaagtttaatgcacccgtttatattttcactcaCTCTTTCAACCTTGCCGCACTctttcatgcaccctttcagGTTATGACACACCCTTTCATGCATCCCTTCAgcattgtcgcaccctttcaagCACCTCTTCAAAGGTTGACGCACTCCTTTCAGAAGCTGACACACCTTTTAAGATTTCACATAACCCTTTATGCACGCACACACCCCTTAAAAGAATAACACACCCTTTTACGATTTCACACACTCCTTTAGACTTTCACGCACACATTCACATTTTCACTCACCCCTTTACACTTTCACACATTTTTGCACCCGTTTAAAAAAATGTActgttttatgtttattattttgtaaagatatataaatatcaattattatatcataaattaatatattttttatctgtaaatcTTATtgattacagaaaaattaaacttaatccgtatactctaaaatatataaacttactctatgaaaattgttataaataaaaagtaatagggtgattaaaaatattattcacttaaaaaaaataaaaaatcttatcaaaACAAGTTCAGGTGACATATTTAGTGCctactttaattaatttcccataatTTAGGTGAGTTGTTGACAAGGGGTTGTTTTCAGAATAATGATCTTGTTCATCTTTCTCGCAAATGGATTATAGACACTGATGCTTTCTCCTTCGCTCCTTGGCTTGCTGTACACCTATAAAACCAACAAATGGCATACTGTTAACTCCTTTTGAACAAAATTCATGATGCTAGAAGGCATCGTTGAGGTATATCCGAATTTCAAAAAACAACTTGTGTACGGAAGCGGTTTCAGTTTGAGAGTGGTTTCTGACTACCCCGCTTCCCACTTAGCGATAAATGAGGCCACCAACACGCCATCCGTTGCGACAAGCGAAATGAGATTGAGCTGCTGCGATTGAATCTCCAGCTGGAAAGACAAGGAGCGGGCAGGGTCATCATCAACACTCTACAGCTATTGCTCTAGAAGCATCCAATTCCAAGGCACGAgccataataaatttaaaagattataggGGTGAATTTCCTGACATATAGGGCGGCGCCGTCAGGATTACGAAATAAAGCTGATGCCAACAACAATACAACACACCGCACCAAAACAAGGGACGTAAGTATGTATGGTAAATCTGTTGGGGTGGGTAGGACTGGGCGCGGCTAATGCTGCGTCGTTGTCCGAGCGCGAGGCTGCAGTAACATACAACCACCGGCGGGTATAGCTTTTAGCTACTGGGCGAACACCGCTGGCTCGTACGCTCGTACGCTCGTATCTTCCATGCAGCCTTTGCACGCAGATTTGACGACGGTTTAGGCAGggaatattttcaattttaccACTTTGccattatcttttttatttatgccCACTCATGTTTGTCAATTGTCAAACACCCCTTGCTTGCTTAAATATCTATTATCTTTGACCATAGGACAGCTATAATGTCACGTGATTTTCTTGTGATCTCTAAtgtatttttacaataaaataatgtgtatctatttttgatacataatttatatatacagataaaatattattatataattaaatatttatttatcatatgataatatatattttaaaattatctaattatatgatgatatatcactatatacatgaattatgtaccaaaaatagttacatataatattactcttatttttatattatgcaaCAACTAAAATCACTGTTTGCAACCCAATGTTTACCTTAATGACCTTTCCTACCTTCAAGTTTGAGTTATTTACTTGTCATCTAATTCagataattaaaatcattaggttttatgatattaatttgttcctcaaaaactttattaaaaattttccacTTATATGGCTAATGAAAAGCCACCAATAACAAAGTTGCAATCACATCACTAGACAATTACAATTGCCACTCACACCATTAGACCACCACCATTCACTTCACAATCTCTTTCTCACGTTTCTTGGTGACATATGACTCTTTTTTCTCTGGGTTTTTCATCCAAATCTGTCATGGTGGACTTGGTGGCATGCAACTTTCTCTCACAACAAACTGCAACCACCAAATCATCACATCGTCACCATTATCTGAACCATTGTTTAGATAATGGTGACGATATTGCCATAATTTGAAGCTTCAAAACCCAAGTTTTACACTGAtcacttcatatttttcttttttgtaagaAATGGCATTCTgccaaacaaaaatatgaaatgggTGAGAAGGTAGTGCACCAAACTGTTCAAgaagatttataatttatttttgatatctGGAAGAATCATTCCTGGGTCCAAAGGGTTCCATCCATTAATATCTTTGGAATCAAATCGTCGTAATATCGCAACAAAGTATTCACGAGAAATTATCTAATCCATTCATCCCATCCCACTAAGCCATCATTAGATGCATTACATTTATCATCACACGGCTACCATTAATTTAATCATCCTAAATCTGATTTTTTGTGGGTCCCTTAATAATATCAATGAACCTTTGGGTTTGCCGGTCCCAAGTCGAAATACACTGTGCCGGAAACAGGAAAATTTGTCAagtcaaactaatttttttttttaaattaaaccaatcACAACAGGCAAAACTCTgatgttataataataatctaaattaaattaaaattaaaattttaaaattattattttttaaatataaacctataatttttttacgtACAGCAACATAAACTCTGTCTGATACTATTaatagagtaatattttatatataattttttatttaagaaataatttattatcatataattaaaaataaaaaataaattaatatctaattataaaataatatattataatttataaaaaaaaaattacaaacataattttattgtattcaCAGTTCAGGGGAGAGAATTTATTCTTTTCAACCTCCACACTTAAActctatatatttatacatgcaATTTTAACCCaaggttaatttttttactgTGGTTAGGCTTTTCTTAAGCGCCCGCCACCTTCTATATATGCGAGTCCTCTCACTCGTTATGTATCTTGTGGTATCACAGCCAGTAGTCACTCAGTTCTGCATTTTCTTTTGCAAACTTGAACGCGGCTTGTAGAATGAAAATGGTGCCGGAGTACTTGTTCTTCCATTTTCTCTTTGACaactttcaaacttttattcaggtttttttctttatggCTATTTTTACTGTTTGGCTAGCTCCAGGTGGTCTCGCATGGGCTCGTTCAAGGACGAAGACGCCGAAATCTCTTCCTGGTCCATCCGGTTACCCACTCATCGGGTTACTCACCGTCTTCAGTGGGTCGATACCTCATCAAGTCCTTGCAAAGCTTGCTACAGCTTTTAAAGCTCGGCCACTCATGGCCTTTTCAGTGGGGTTGACTCGGTTTGTTGTTTCAAGTGAACCAGAGACTGCTAAAGAGATTCTCAATAGTTCTGCTTTCGCTGATAGACCGGTTAAGGAGTCGGCATATGAACTGCTGTTTCATAGAGCTATGGGTTTTGCTCCTTACGGTGTGTACTGGAGGAATCTGCGGAGAATCTCAGCCACCTATTTGTTTAGTCCCAAAAGAATCGCTGACTTCGAAAGTTTTAGGCGCGAAATTGGTCTTCAGATGGTGGAGCAAGTCAAAACTTCTATGGTTAAAAAAGGTGAAgtaaaggttaaaaaattacttcattTTGGGTCACTTAACAATGTGATGATGACTGTGTTTGGTAAAAGGTACGATTTTGAGCATTCTGATGAAGCTTTCATGCTTGAGGAGTTAGTGAGTGAAGGGTACGAGTTGCTTGGAATATTCAACTGGAGTGATCATCTCCCTCTTTTGAGGTGGCTGGACCTGCAAGGTGTGCGGAGAAGGTGCAAAAGTTTGGTCTTGAAGGTGAATACATTTGTTGGAAAGATCATAGAAGAGCATAGATTCAGAAGGATTCATGGTGGTTTGGATATTGTCggtgattttgttgatgtattGCTTGATTTGGAGAAAGATGACAAGCTAAGTGACTCTGATATGATTGCTGTTCTTTGGGTACGTTTATTAGTCAACTTTCTTATAACTATAAATGCTTATCTTCTTCGTATTAGTGTTTCCCTCTTgggtatttaatttttctttaggAACTTTGCAGGAAATGATATTCAGAGGAACTGATACAGTGGCTATTCTGCTGGAGTGGGTTCTCGCAAGAATGGTGTTGCATCCTGAAATTCAATCAAAAGCTCAGGCTGAAATTGACGCTGTTGTTGGGAAATCAAGGCCTGTGTTTGATTCCGATATTCCAAATCTGCCTTACCTTCAAGCCATTGTAAAGGAAACTCTGAGGGTGCATCCTCCAGGTCCTTTACTCTCATGGGCTCGCCTTGCTATACATGATGTTCATGTGGGGGACAACTTTGTGCCAGCAGGAACAACGGCCATGGTCAACATGTGGGCAATCACTCATGATGAGAAGGTCTGGTCAGAGCCAGAAATGTTCCAGCCAGAGAGGTTTACCAACGAGGATGTAAGCATCATGGGGTCTGATTTGCGGCTGGCTCCTTTCGGGTCTGGCAGGAGGGTTTGCCCTGGAAAAGCTATGGGTTTGGCCACTGTTCACCTCTGGTTGGCTCAGCTCCTGCAAAGTTTCAAATGGGTTACCGCTTCTGAAGTAGTAGACTTGACCGAGTGCTTGAAACTTTCCATGGAGATGAAAAAGCCTTTGGCTTGCAAAGCCATTTCGAGGTTGGCTGAACATCTGGCTTAGATTATGTATGATAGTGATATATCTATAATTAGGGTTTGGTGTGTGTTAGAAGCATATTAGGCTCTACTTGGAAACAAAATGGTGATGGGATTTTGAGCTCTTAATATGTAGAAAAATGTCCTAAGATTAAAATAGGATCTAAATCTTCCATGTAGTGCATTGTACACAAGTTTGGTGTTATTAATCTAAAGAATAAAAGGATGTTTTGTGTACCAGGATTCCCAGTTCAATTTATTTGAgtaaaagcaaaagaaaattttacaggattccatgcatgcatgcatggccGTGGATATTATATTAGCTAGGACTGGCCTCATAAAAAACtctattattcaaaatttgtgtATATTTTTAAGAAGGAAGCATGAAATGATTCAAGAA contains:
- the LOC123214658 gene encoding cytochrome P450 78A5-like gives rise to the protein MKMVPEYLFFHFLFDNFQTFIQVFFFMAIFTVWLAPGGLAWARSRTKTPKSLPGPSGYPLIGLLTVFSGSIPHQVLAKLATAFKARPLMAFSVGLTRFVVSSEPETAKEILNSSAFADRPVKESAYELLFHRAMGFAPYGVYWRNLRRISATYLFSPKRIADFESFRREIGLQMVEQVKTSMVKKGEVKVKKLLHFGSLNNVMMTVFGKRYDFEHSDEAFMLEELVSEGYELLGIFNWSDHLPLLRWLDLQGVRRRCKSLVLKVNTFVGKIIEEHRFRRIHGGLDIVGDFVDVLLDLEKDDKLSDSDMIAVLWEMIFRGTDTVAILLEWVLARMVLHPEIQSKAQAEIDAVVGKSRPVFDSDIPNLPYLQAIVKETLRVHPPGPLLSWARLAIHDVHVGDNFVPAGTTAMVNMWAITHDEKVWSEPEMFQPERFTNEDVSIMGSDLRLAPFGSGRRVCPGKAMGLATVHLWLAQLLQSFKWVTASEVVDLTECLKLSMEMKKPLACKAISRLAEHLA